Proteins from one Engystomops pustulosus unplaced genomic scaffold, aEngPut4.maternal MAT_SCAFFOLD_169, whole genome shotgun sequence genomic window:
- the LOC140108669 gene encoding sodium- and chloride-dependent betaine transporter-like, with product MGRKNCQEAWNGAEKSEVLCAPTEGPQPEAVMEDRGQWSNKIEFVLSVAGEIIGLGNVWRFPYLCYKNGGGAFFIPYLIFLFTCGIPVFFLETALGQYTSQGGVTAWRKICPLFEGIGYASQVIESYLNIYYIVILAWALFYLFSSFTSQLPWANCNNTWNTVNCVDDIAYSENYTASANATSPVVEFWERRALGLSDGIEHLGNVRWELALCLLLAWIICYFCIWKGVKSTGKVVYFTATFPYVMLIVLLIRGVTLPGAYEGIMFYLKPDITRLQDPQVWMDAGTQIFFSYAICQGCLTALGSYNRYNNNCYRDCIALCFLNSITSFVAGFAIFSVLGFMAREQGVHISQVAESGPGLAFIAYPKAVTMMPVSPLWSCLFFLMLIFLGLDSQFVCVESLVTAIVDMFPEVFRKKYRRELLILVIAIICYLLGLILLTEGGMYVFQLFDYYAASGTCLLCVAIFEVVCVGWVYGADRFYDNIEDMIGYRPWPIVKFCWLIATPAVCMGTFLFSLIKYTPLKYNNRYVYPPWGYAIGWLMAISSMICIPVYAAYITLRTKGPFTQRLKQLITPHSDLPQPKKYLSELAETRKSGALVLKGEDGLMSPETRF from the exons ATGGGTCGCAAGAACTGCCAGGAAGCCTGGAACGGGGCCGAGAAGTCCGAGGTCCTGTGCGCCCCGACAGAAGGTCCCCAGCCAGAGGCCgtaatggaggacagggggcaatgGAGCAACAAGATTGAGTTTGTTCTGTCCGTGGCCGGGGAAATCATCGGACTTGGGAACGTCTGGAGGTTTCCTTATCTTTGTTACAAGAACGGAGGCG GAGCCTTCTTCATCCCGTACCTCATCTTCCTCTTCACCTGCGGTATTCCGGTGTTTTTCCTGGAGACGGCGCTGGGCCAGTACACCAGCCAGGGAGGGGTGACAGCCTGGAGGAAGATCTGCCCCCTCTTTGAAG GTATTGGCTATGCCTCACAGGTGATTGAAAGCTACCTGAACATCTACTACATTGTCATCCTGGCCTGGGCACTGTTTTATCTCTTCAGCTCCTTTACATCTCAGCTTCCATGGGCCAACTGCAACAACACCTGGAACACAG TAAATTGCGTAGACGACATCGCATATTCCGAGAATTATACAGCATCGGCCAACGCTACGTCTCCTGTTGTGGAATTCTGGGA ACGTAGAGCACTGGGCCTGTCAGACGGGATCGAGCACCTGGGAAATGTCCGCTGGGAGCTCGCCCTGTGCCTGCTACTGGCCTGGATCATCTGCTACTTCTGCATCTGGAAAGGAGTCAAGTCTACTGGAAAG GTGGTGTACTTCACAGCCACATTTCCCTATGTGATGCTCATTGTCCTGCTGATCCGAGGGGTCACTCTACCCGGAGCATACGAGGGAATCATGTTTTATCTGAAGCCTGACATCACAAGACTCCAGGACCCTCAG GTCTGGATGGATGCCGGGACCCAAATTTTCTTCTCCTACGCCATCTGTCAAGGTTGCCTGACGGCGCTGGGAAGCTACAATAGATACAACAACAACTGCTATAG GGACTGCATCGCTCTCTGTTTCCTGAATAGTATAACCAGCTTTGTGGCTGGATTTGCCATCTTTTCCGTTTTGGGATTCATGGCGCGAGAGCAGGGTGTCCATATTTCCCAAGTGGCCGAATCTG GTCCTGGTCTAGCATTCATTGCCTATCCAAAAGCAGTGACCATGATGCCGGTGTCTCCTCTTTGGTCGTGTCTCTTCTTCCTCATGCTCATCTTCTTAGGACTCGATAGCCAG TTCGTCTGTGTGGAGAGTCTTGTTACTGCCATCGTGGACATGTTCCCTGAGGTGTTTCGGAAGAAGTACCGCAGAGAACTCCTCATCTTGGTCATCGCCATCATCTGCTATCTGTTGGGTCTGATCCTCCTGACTGAG GGTGGGATGTACGTCTTCCAGCTTTTTGACTATTATGCAGCCAGTGGGACCTGTTTGCTTTGCGTGGCCATTTTCGAGGTGGTCTGCGTTGGTTGGGTCTATG GTGCCGATCGTTTCTATGATAACATAGAGGACATGATTGGCTACCGACCATGGCCAATCGTAAAGTTCTGTTGGTTGATAGCCACCCCTGCGGTGTGTATG GGGACGTTCCTCTTCTCCCTCATCAAGTACACTCCCCTGAAGTACAATAACCGCTATGTGTATCCACCATGGGGCTACGCCATTGGCTGGCTTATGGCCATCTCCTCCATGATCTGCATACCGGTGTACGCTGCCTACATCACGCTGAGGACTAAAGGTCCCTTCACCCAG AGGCTGAAGCAGCTCATCACCCCTCACTCCGACCTTCCGCAACCCAAGAAATATCTCTCAGAACTTGCCGAAACCCGGAAAAGTGGAGCGTTGGTTTTGAAAGGGGAGGATGGTCTAATGTCACCGGAGACGCGGTTCTGA